NNNNNNNNNNNNNNNNNNNNNNNNNNNNNNNNNNNNNNNNNNNNNNNNNNNNNNNNNNNNNNNNNNNNNNNNNNNNNNNNNNNNNNNNNNNNNNNNNNNNNNNNNNNNNNNNNNNNNNNNNNNNNNNNNNNNNNNNNNNNNNNNNNNNNNNNNNNNNNNNNNNNNNNNNNNNNNNNNNNNNNNNNNNNNNNNNNNNNNNNNNNNNNNNNNNNNNNNNNNNNNNNNNNNNNNNNNNNNNNNNNNNNNNNNNNNNNNNNNNNNNNNNNNNNNNNNNNNNNNNNNNNNNNNNNNNNNNNNNNNNNNNNNNNNNNNNNNNNNNNNNNNNNNNNNNNNNNNNNNNNNNNNNNNNNNNNNNNNNNNNNNNNNNNNNNNNNNNNNNNNNNNNNNNNNNNNNNNNNNNNNNNNNNNNNNNNNNNNNNNNNNNNNNNNNNNNNNNNNNNNNNNNNNNNNNNNNNNNNNNNNNNNNNNNNNNNNNNNNNNNNNNNNNNNNNNNNNNNNNNNNNNNNNNNNNNNNNNNNNNNNNNNNNNNNNNNNNNNNNNNNNNNNNNNNNNNNNNNNNNNNNNNNNNNNNNNNNNNNNNNNNNNNNNNNNNNNNNNNNNNNNNNNNNNNNNNNNNNNNNNNNNNNNNNNNNNNNNNNNNNNNNNNNNNNNNNNNNNNNNNNNNNNNNNNNNNNNNNNNNNNNNNNNNNNNNNNNNNNNNNNNNNNNNNNNNNNNNNNNNNNNNNNNNNNNNNNNNNNNNNNNNNNNNNNNNNNNNNNNNNNNNNNNNNNNNNNNNNNNNNNNNNNNNNNNNNNNNNNNNNNNNNNNNNNNNNNNNNNNNNNNNNNNNNNNNNNNNNNNNNNNNNNNNNNNNNNNNNNNNNNNNNNNNNNNNNNNNNNNNNNNNNNNNNNNNNNNNNNNNNNNNNNNNNNNNNNNNNNNNNNNNNNNNNNNNNNNNNNNNNNNNNNNNNNNNNNNNNNNNNNNNNNNNNNNNNNNNNNNNNNNNNNNNNNNNNNNNNNNNNNNNNNNNNNNNNNNNNNNNNNNNNNNNNNNNNNNNNNNNNNNNNNNNNNNNNNNNNNNNNNNNNNNNNNNNNNNNNNNNNNNNNNNNNNNNNNNNNNNNNNNNNNNNNNNNNNNNNNNNNNNNNNNNNNNNNNNNNNNNNNNNNNNNNNNNNNNNNNNNNNNNNNNNNNNNNNNNNNNNNNNNNNNNNNNNNNNNNNNNNNNNNNNNNNNNNNNNNNNNNNNNNNNNNNNNNNNNNNNNNNNNNNNNNNNNNNNNNNNNNNNNNNNNNNNNNNNNNNNNNNNNNNNNNNNNNNNNNNNNNNNNNNNNNNNNNNNNNNNNNNNNNNNNNNNNNNNNNNNNNNNNNNNNNNNNNNNNNNNNNNNNNNNNNNNNNNNNNNNNNNNNNNNNNNNNNNNNNNNTACAGatgtctccctgagagagagggagtggactgagagacaccagtcagtgtacagatatctccctgagagatagaggggggactgagagacaccagtcagtgtacagatatctccctgagagatagaggggggactgagagacaccagtcagtgtacagatatctccctgagagatagaggggggactgagagacaccagtcagtgtacagatatctccctgagagatagaggggggactgagagacaccagtcagtgtacagatatctccctgagagatagaggggggactgagagacaccagtcagtgtacagatatctccctgagagagagagaggggactgagagacaccagtcagtgtacagatatctccctgagagagagaggggggaaggtTCCTCACCGTCTGGAAGGTGGAGGGCTCCTTTTCTTGGCTTCCTGCTTCCTTCTGTGAGCAGAGCGGGATCTGGACGAGGAGCTGTCTGACCGGCTGCTGGACGTTTGGCCCCTGTCTCGGTGCCGACGATGTCCCGGGGCTCTCCGGCTGCGGCTGTGTCGGGAACGCCCTCGGCTCGGGGCGCCCCGCCGGGAAGGGGACCGAGAGACCCAACGGACCGGCTCAGAGGAGGAGTGACGGCGGTGGGACCTGCGCTTCAAAGCAGGGCTGCTGGGGGACGGGGAGGGGACAGGCAGGGAGGGAGAGACGGATGAAAATCCAAGTCACCGCGGTGTAACCAACGCCTCCGCACCCCACCCACCCCGTCCGTCCTGGTGAAcgacccctcccccctcccccgtcCCGCTCGGTGCCCTGACTCACCGGTCCTTTCGGGCTTCCCGCTGCCTGGGAGGGGGAGATGGTGAGTGGCTACTCTCGGAGtccgaggagctggagctgcTGGGCGAGGGGCTGGCCTGGCTTTTTCGGGGAGACCGCAGCCTGTTCCCGGCCTCCTGGTCCCTGCTGCCGGGAGGAGAGAGCGAGCGGGAGCATGAGCCGCCGGCTGCTGCTgcgggaggaggaggtggagggggaggaggagatGGAGAGCGCGAAGTGAGACGGGGGACACAGGCAGGGCCGTCCTCGTCCCCCTGTCCCAGAGGCAGAGGCCCCTCCCTTGCTGGCTCCTCCTGCTGCCTGTCTCCGGGTGGTGGGGTCACCCTGGGCTGCAGCTCCTGCTGGGCCCCAGCTTGCAGAGGGCCGTCCTTCCCTTCCTCAGCCACTGGACTCTTGCTGTGCCTGGGTGGCATCGACGGGGAGCAGGGCCCCTCTGGCAGTGACCTCTGACACCTTGGTGAAGCTCTGGTCTCCCTTGGCAACGACCCCTCCCTCCTCGGCGATGACTTTTGGCGTCTCGGAGACATGCTCTGAGTTCGCGATGACCTCTCTGTCCTCGGCGATGCACTCTGGTGCCGAGGTGACACACTGCTCCTCGGTGATGTCCTCTCATGCCCTGGCGACACATTCCGCATTAGCAATGGTTTAGTCGACACTGGTGATGACCTCTCACATCTTGGTGACACACTGCTCCTTGGCGACACACTCCTCCTCGGTGACACACTCCTCCTCGGCGACGACCTCTGGCGCATTGGTGACACACTCCTCCTCGGTGACGACCTCTGGCGCCTTGGCGACACACTCCTCCTCGGCGACGACCTCTGGCGCCTTGGCGACACACTCCTCCTCGGCGACGACCTCTGGCGCCTTGGTGACACACTCCTCCTCAGCGATGACCTCTGGCGCCTTGGTGACACACTCCTCCTCGGCGACGACCTCTGGCGCCTTGGTGACACACTGCTCCTCAGCGATGACCTCTGGCGCCTTGGTGACACACTCCTCCTCGGCGACGACCTCTGGCGCCTTGGTGACACACTGCTCCTCAGCGATGACCTCTGGCACCTTGGCGACGTCCTCCGGTGCCGTGGCGACACACTCCGCCTCAGAGATCCCTGGTGCCTTGGTGATATGCTGCTTGGTGATGAACTCTTCCTCGGTGATGACCTCTGGTGCTTTGGTGACGCACTCCTCCTCGGCAATGACCTTTGGCGCCTTGGTGACAAACTCTTCCTCGGCAATGACCTCTGGCGCTTTGGTGACACAGTTCTCCCTGGTGGTGACCGTTGGCGCCTTGGTGTCACACTCCTCCTCGACGACGACCTCTGGCGCCTTGGTGATGAACTCTTCCTTGTTGACGACCTCTGGCGCCTTGGTGATGAACTCTTCCTTATTGACGAACTCTTCCTTGTTGACGACCTCTGGCGCCTTGGTGATAAACTCTTCCTCGGCGATGACCTCTGGCGCCTTGGTGATAAACGTGATAAACTCTTCCTCGGCGATGACCTCTGGCGCCTTGGTGATAAACTCTTCCTCGGTGATGACCTCTGCCGCCTTGGTGATAAACTCTTCCTCGGCGATGACCTCTGGCGCCTTGGTGATGAACTCTTCCTCGGCGATGGCCTCTGGCGCCTTGGTGATGAACTCTTCCTCAGCAACGACCTCTGGCGCCATGGTGATGAACTCTTCCTCGGTGATGACCTCTGGCGCCTTGGTGACGACCTCTGGCGCTTTGGCGTCACGCTCTTCCTCGGCGATGCGCTCCTCCTTGGAGATGACCTCTGGCGCCGTGACGACGGGCTCCTCCTTGGTGACGCCCTGGTCTGCCGTGATGAAGAGGATGATGAGACGGCGTGGCCGGGCGACTCGCTCTTCCTGCGCGACCTCCGGTGCCTGGGGGTAGAGGGGCTCCTCCGTGACGACGACCTCTCACGCCTCGGGGTCAGGCTGCGCCCAGCGGGCTCCGGCCCTCTCTTCTGAGTCCCTCTTCCGTCAGCCCTCCTGGAGCGGAGGGCCGGGAGGAGGGGGCTACGCGCCGAGTCCCCCCCACCGTCCTCCCTGGCCGGAGGGGGTGACACTGCTGCCTGTTGTCTGGACTTGAGGACTGGCGATTGGTCAGTGGAGCCctgcagggggtgggggggagagagagagagagagagagacacacacacagggaaacaGGAGTGAGGACACCAGGCGACCAACACTTATCCCAGCTCCCACCCATTCAGCTGCCTactcaccaccacccaccccaccacTTCAGAAGggcggtgcagagggatcttggagaggCGGCACACGCGGAGTGAGTCCCAGCCATCcctgggagggagggtggggacGGGAACTCGGAATCGGAGGAGGTTTGACTCCTGCAAGTGGGCAGCCACGTTTGGCGGGGGGAGCTTAAGGTCAGGACCAGGCAGTGGGCTCTCTAACTGTCGGGAGTTTGGAAGAGTGGGAGGTGATCTTCTTGAGATGGACAAGACCCAGAGGTGGGGCGGGTGTGGGGAGATGCCAAGAGTCAGTGACCCCACCTCCTCCCCCAGCCCTGACGCACTCACCTCCCTCTTGCTCTTGGCTGGTCCGTGCCCAGAGTTCCCGCTGCCGCTCCTGGTCACCCCGCTGGCCTTGTCTGGAGTGCCCGCGTGCCGCCCGCGAGGGGGAGAGGAGTCCCCAGCTGGCCCCTCCACTGGCCGACCTTCCCCATCCGCCCTAGACGAGGGGCTGCCCCGGGAAGGCGCTGGGGGGGCTTTGGGGACCGTCCGCGGACTCCTCGACCTGCCAAGGGGAAGGGGGGGCAGAATAAAGGGAGAGTGAGGAGATCGTAACACAGTATTGAGGCACAGGCctgcacgcgcgcgcacacacaggcTGGGACACAGGGCcctgttacacacacacacaggctggGACACAGGGCCCTGTTACACACACAGTCAGGGCTGGGACACAGGGCCcagttacacacagacacagtcaggaTGGGGACCACAGGGcccagttacacacacacacacacacagtcagggCTGGGACACAGGGcccagttacacacacacacacacacacacacacacacacagtcagggCTGGGACACAGGGCCCTGTTACAcgaacacacactctctctctttcatcccCACCAACCATTGAGCCGAACATAAACCCACCCCCTGGTCTTTCAACCCGTGGCCCCTGGTTTTTGGACACCCCtggtttttgaaatattttgcactTTTTTCTCAGTGTTCAATCCTCCAGTGAATAGAAGCCCGGGCTTTCCTGTTCACTGTCCAATGGGACGGTCCCGCCAACTCTGGGATAAGGCTGGTGAACtgtcactgcactccctccataacaaTGATatatatatctttcctgagatcaAGGAGACTGGAAGTGGACATGAAGCTCCAAGTGCAGTCCTACCAAGCTCCTGTGCAAATGGAGGAAGACGTCAGCCTGTGTGTGCTCAAACTCTCCTGTGACGAGTCCTCCTCAGAGTCATACACACAcaaacccttccgtccaactcgcccctgcaaaccagatatccaaaattcatCTCGCATTTACCAGAATTTgacccatatctttccaaacccttcctattcatatgtccatccagaggccttttcaatgttgtcattgtcccagcctcctccacatcctctggcagctcgttccatccacgtaccacctctgggtgaaaaagttgcccctcaggtctcttttaaatctttctcctctcaccctaaacctatgcccctctagttctagactcccccaccacctgggaaaagacctcgtcagttccccctcatgattttgtaaacctctgtaaggtcccccctcagcctccgaagctccagggaaaacagccccagcctctccctgtagctcaaaccctcccaacATCCTTGTAtgccttttctgaaccctttcaagtttgacaacatccttcctatagcagggagaccagaattgaacgcagtattccagacgatgtcttgcacagctgcaacatgacctcccagctctgatactcaacgcactgaccaataaaggcaaacacaccccaaacgctgccttcactgtcctatctacctgcgactccactctcaaggagctatgaacctgcactccaaggtctctttgttcagcaacactccccaggcccttCCCACTAAaccctgccctaatttgcctttcccaaatgcTGCATCttgcattgatctaaattaagcTCCGTGTGCCACTCGGAGTCAAATCAGTGGGAATCGGGGGGGACTCGGACGTAGCACAAATCGTGGTTGGTGGAGTCAGTTTCAGAATGTCACCTCAGGCCAGTCACCTTCAGTGTTTCATTAGTGACCgctcctccatcataaggtcagatctGGGGATTGCACAGTCCAGCACCAGTAGGAGCAGCAGCAAGGAGCATAGGTGCCTTACAAGTGCCAGGTAATAACCACCTCCgaggagaaaggagagagagagagagagagagagaatccaaACATCAGCTCTTGGCGTTTGAATGGGATTCACCACTGCTGAATCCCTTGCCATTAACGTTCTGAGGAGTCACAAGCGACCAGACTCTGACTCGGACCAACCGCGTCGATGTTTTGGCTGCAAGAGAACGCCATGGGATTGGAATCCTTTGGTAGGGACTCACCTTCTAACAGCCCGTACGTGCAAGGCCCAAGGCTGGGCTGTGATGGAACGTTCTCAAGGTGTCTAACTGGCTGCCCCTGCGTGTTAGCCGTCCGTGACTTATCGGCGAAGATCTTTGGGTCCCTCCGACCGCTTACCGTTTCAGAaacgcccccccacccccgagaATCCCTTTCGCTGACCGAGGTGGACGAACCCCTCTCTCACTTGCAGTGTTCCTGGTCAGACGCTGTCCAAAGTCCCCTCGACATCTTCCACACAAAACACCCGCGTGAACTCTGCATCGTTCGCAAACTCGGAAATATGCCCTTGGCTTCCCACGTCCCAATCCGCGATAAactttcctcagatggtgatggctcgcaggaggggacgtagctttaaactgagggctgacagatgtaggacagatgtcacaggTGGGTTCTTTACTCAAGAGAGCAGTCGGGGCGAGGAACGCCCTGCCTGCCACAGAAGGTGATCGCggactttcagggcatttaatgGATAGACGTATGGATGAAAACGAaatggtgtaggttagacgggcttcagatCGTTGCGCCAACCCGTGGAACCATCTCGGGCCCAAGGTGTTCTAAATACCATGAACATTCAGGCTCCCCCCACTGTCTGGGCTCGTCGTCATTTCTCGATCAGCTCGCACTCCCACAGCCTCCGTCTCTTTCCGGTGGAAACGATACGAGTTGGTGTGACCTGGCCACGCCCCTGGGCGGACTTCGgcagcaccctctccaaagcgcctGCGTGGCGGCCGGAACTGCGCGCAACATTCCCAACGTGGGCCCGGCTAAACGTGGGCACAGCTGGGAGGTAATTCGCCAGCGCTGGTTGTTCGACGCTCTCGCCAAGGGAAGGAGAGCGTGGAGCACGACCGCGCTGCCGCTTCCAGGGAGCGGTGGGCCTGTTCATCCAGATCGCCCTGTCTGTCAACGCCCCTCGGGGAGGCTTTGCCATTTACTGTCCAATTCAGGCTGCGTGCCCCTCAGCTTTGCCTTTTCCCCCGCTCGCGCAGCTCACTCGCTGCCTTTCTACTTCCCGTTACCGGATGACCACCCTTCTGACTGGGCTCGTTCCCACTTACCCCCCCCAGTCCCACCTAGCTCAATCCCACACCGACCGTGCAAGCGGCTCTCCCTAGAATGGAGTCAGCTCCAGGTTAAGGGGTAACCTGCCCGGCCTTTCCTGGGTCTCACAGGCCCCCCCCCCCTCAGACTCCAGCCACGCATGATCGGTCAAACGTCCTGATCGGGAGCACACGGGAGTGATCGCTGCTCTCTGAGGCTGCTGCTGCGGACGGCCGCCTGAactccctcaagcctgctttcgggagtccaccctcctctctctctctcacacaacgCAGCAGCTCAGGGACCCCCTTCaggaaccaccaccaccaccaccttaccCTGACATTGTTGGGAGGTTACCCTGACCAGCAGAGACCACCGGCCAGGTTAGGGACACGCCCGCGAGGCCCCGTTCCCAGCTGGGGGCGCTCCATCCAGCAcctgggaggggggagggagagagaggagagactCACCTGCTTCGTGGCGGCGAGGAACTCCGGGAGGAAGAGGAACGCCGGGAAGCGGAGGAACTGCGGACTCTCCGATGTTTGCGCGGGGATGAGTGGCTGGGGCTCCTGAGGGGGCAGAGAAATCCAACAGTTGAATTCGATCACTTGACAGCCAGTCCCGACTGTGCAAGAACTGGTCAGAGGCGCGGGGACATCTCAGCTTCCACCAGAGAGGACTAAACCATCATTCCCCACCACTccgacgttcaatggtgttaccgtcactgaatcccccctccccccactatcaacatcctgggggttcccattgagagagaatctaaccatcgtccccttgacgttcaatggcgttaccgtcactgacacccccctccccattgagagagaatctaaccatcgtccccttgacgttcaatggcgttaccgtcactgacacccccctccccattgagagagaatctaaccatcgtccccttgacgttcaatggcgttaccgtcactgacacccccctccccattgagagagaatctaaccatcgcccccttgacgttcaatggcgttaccgtcactgaatcNNNNNNNNNNNNNNNNNNNNNNNNNNNNNNNNNNNNNNNNNNNNNNNNNNNNNNNNNNNNNNNNNNNNNNNNNNNNNNNNNNNNNNNNNNNNNNNNNNNNNNNNNNNNNNNNNNNNNNNNNNNNNNNNNNNNNNNNNNNNNNNNNNNNNNNNNNNNNNNNNNNNNNNNNNNNNNNNNNNNNNNNNNNNNNNNNNNNNNNNNNNNNNNNNNNNNNNNNNNNNNNNNNNNNNNNNNNNNNNNNNNNNNNNNNNNNNNNNNNNNNNNNNNNNNNNNNNNNNNNNNNNNNNNNNNNNNNNNNNNNNNNNNNNNNNNNNNNNNNNNNNNNNNNNNNNNNNNNNNNNNNNNNNNNNNNNNNNNNNNNNNNNccccccccccccccccccccccccccccccccccaaccgatCAGCCACTACCTCGAGGGAAGCAGGTCCTCGAGGGGCCAAAGAGATGCATCCTGCAGTGTAACTGCGCGCCCTCCCCACGGAGGAATGGAGTGAGCTCACCTCTTGCGCTTCTTGTCCTTGGATCCACGTTTGTTCTTGGGGCTTCTAGACCTAGGACACAGCAGCAAGGATGGAGGTCAGGTCGTTACCGCCCCGGACGCTCAGCCAGTCTCATCGCCAgaacccgcccccccccccccgccaacaaATTCAGCACATCCCTGGGCTGAAACACTTTGCCATCCCACTGAGCCCTCCAGGCAGTCTGGAACCTGCTACTATGCCCCTCCCTATCCCCGTCACCCCCTCCAGAGCCTACACCCCGCTCCTTTCCCTCCCTACGCCTGTAATCTCTGGCAGGAGGAGGAGCTGGTCTGTACGGCTGGGGCCCGACACACTCGGCGGGGATCGGTACCAAGACCGGGCAAGCACTCAAGGGTCATCACTGGACCTACCTGTGTTTCTTTTTACTCTTGGATTTGGACTGAGACCTGCGGATCAGAGAAAAGAGGGAGGTGAAGCAGGGCTGACACCGGCCGCCTCCACGTTCAGGCACCCGCGACAGCCCACCCAGCGGAGGGGAAAGAGAACAGGAGGACGGGAAGGGGAAGAGTGGAGTGGGGGGACGCGAGTacgagatggggggggggggggggagggaaaggaGGATTGCAAACGAAACTAAGGGAGGCACACGAGGATGGGGTTAGGGGGCGAAAGGGAGCTGGGATTGGGAGGAgaccaaaaacaaacaaacaaacaaacaaactgcCCACCTGCTTTTCTTTTTGGAACGTTTCTTCTTTTTCTCCTTGGAGTGAGCAGACGGAGAACCCGACCTGCGAGCGGGGTgcggggtggggagagagaaacagaacggGGGTCACAAGGACTGGAGCGGTGGGGCGCGTGGCGCGACCGCGGGCACGTCCCCATCTCCCCTCGCCCGCGCGGAGAGCTCCAGGGCTGGGGGTGGGAGTGAACGGGAGGTGACGGCGGCGAGCTGCTCCGTGACCCCCGACGAGCTCCGAGCGAACGCGTCTGCCTTTGCGCGGCGCCCGACTCACCGGTCCCTGCTCCGGGCTTTCTTCTTCTTCCGCCGCTTGGGCGACGGCGACCGGGAACGGACCTGCTCCCGGACGGTGCTGAGGTGGGAACAAAACGACAGACCGCAGCGTGAGAGACGGCCACCCTGAGCGGGGGAAACGCAAAGGCGCacgcgcgcgctctctcgctctctccacCCGGCAGCGGTCGGGAGACAGTGTCCAGCGACCTGCCCAGACGGTGCCTGATGGCCAGGACCTCACTGCGGGCAACGGGCCAGGGAATAAACCCCCCCCCACCGATCTGAAAGGGCATCGATAAAAGGCCGACGCCCATACACCAACACGCGAGCGCTTCGGGACAGCGTAGGCAAGAGTGATCATAATGTGGTCGCTGCCACCGATGCTGGAGCAGCACAGggaggatgggctgaagggcctcaccACGCACCATCCAGGCTGTGCGGCCAGCAGAATCTCGAGGGCGGGTAACGGGCAGACAGCAAATACCAACGTCACCAGTCTCCTGGGACACGGTAAGCAGGAGGGTGGGGtgttcccagtgcagggacaggcccttcgatccaccGCACACAGGGCATCCCAGGCAGGGGCCACGCCGCGCACTCTCGGGACCCGCTTGGCAACTGCTGTCCTGCGATGCTGCTCAGGGGCTGGCTcacaaacagcacaggaacagacaacACAGCCTCCTCCACACGTGGGGAGGCTTTGGGccacaagggagagagggagagagagagagagagagcgcgctcgagggaggtgagagaaagtgcgcgcgagagagacacagagagagagagagagagagagagagatgagaNNNNNNNNNNNNNNNNNNNNNNNNNNNNNNNNNNNNNNNNNNNNNNNNNNNNNNNNNNNNNNNNNNNNNNNNNNNNNNNNNNNNNNNNNNNNNNNaagggagagggagagtgtggggtgggagaggggaggcagcagcacaccgacAGAAGGCCCTGATAAAAGGTTCAACAGAACAGCCCCGTGGCTCACCTCGGGGAGGGGGCAGACTTACCCGTGCAGCTTCTGCTGCTCAGCTTTCTCGGCCGCCTCCTGGGCCCGCCTCTTGGGGTCGAAGGAGCTGCCATCCACGTAGCTGTCGCTGATCCCGAACGCCGCCCGGAGCCGCTCATTCTTCCTTTCGTTGGCCTCCGCCAGCTGGTGGGTCTCGCTGACGCTGGGAGGGGGGGGAAATGGGAAGGCGAGGGACGTGAGCCTTGCACCCTCGCCGGGCCGTACCACAGGGGGCCTGACCTCTATCCCCTAAACCCCCCTCTCCGAGAGGGAGCACTCCCCTTCAGGGAAGGAGCCCGgcgctccctccctcccccaacgTTGTGTTCGCTGCCCCAACAGTTCACTGCCTCAGTGTGCTGGGTcacccagatcccactgcacCCCGCAGTCTCTCTCTGGCGGtctgtctctccccctccctctgtaCGAATTCACGCTCCCAGTCTTTACCGCGTCCCCATACCACCCCGCACGGCCAA
The Chiloscyllium plagiosum isolate BGI_BamShark_2017 unplaced genomic scaffold, ASM401019v2 scaf_9585, whole genome shotgun sequence DNA segment above includes these coding regions:
- the LOC122547581 gene encoding serine/arginine repetitive matrix protein 2-like; this translates as MAHYGTGIEVRPPVVRPGEGARLTSLAFPFPPPPSVSETHQLAEANERKNERLRAAFGISDSYVDGSSFDPKRRAQEAAEKAEQQKLHGTVREQVRSRSPSPKRRKKKKARSRDRSGSPSAHSKEKKKKRSKKKSRSQSKSKSKKKHRSRSPKNKRGSKDKKRKRSPSHSSPRKHRRVRSSSASRRSSSSRSSSPPRSRSRSPRTVPKAPPAPSRGSPSSRADGEGRPVEGPAGDSSPPRGRHAGTPDKASGVTRSGSGNSGHGPAKSKREGSTDQSPVLKSRQQAAVSPPPAREDGGGDSARSPLLPALRSRRADGRGTQKRGPEPAGRSLTPRRERSSSRRSPSTPRHRRSRRKSESPGHAVSSSSSSRQTRASPRRSPSSRRQRSSPRRSASPRKSVTPKRQRSSPRRQRSSPRKSSSPWRQRSLLRKSSSPRRQRPSPRKSSSPRRQRSSPRKSLSPRRQRSSPRKSLSPRRQRSSPRKSLSPRRQRSSTRKSSSIRKSSSPRRQRSSTRKSSSPRRQRSSSRRSVTPRRQRSPPGRTVSPKRQRSLPRKSLSPRRQRSLPRRSASPKHQRSSPRKSSSPSSISPRHQGSLRRSVSPRHRRTSPRCQRSSLRSSVSPRRQRSSPRRSVSPRRQRSSLRSSVSPRRQRSSPRRSVSPRRQRSSLRRSVSPRRQRSSPRRSVSPRRQRSSPRRSVSPRRQRSSPRRSVSPMRQRSSPRRSVSPRRSVSPRSSVSPRCERSSPVSTKPLLMRNVSPGHERTSPRSSVSPRHQSASPRTERSSRTQSMSPRRQKSSPRREGSLPRETRASPRCQRSLPEGPCSPSMPPRHSKSPVAEEGKDGPLQAGAQQELQPRVTPPPGDRQQEEPAREGPLPLGQGDEDGPACVPRLTSRSPSPPPPPPPPPAAAAGGSCSRSLSPPGSRDQEAGNRLRSPRKSQASPSPSSSSSSDSESSHSPSPPPRQREARKDRSPALKRRSHRRHSSSEPVRWVSRSPSRRGAPSRGRSRHSRSRRAPGHRRHRDRGQTSSSRSDSSSSRSRSAHRRKQEAKKRSPPPSRRRSRSPRKPIDSLRDSRSLSYSPAERRRTRRSSDSSSRRERRRRRSDSQSPVRKRRHKSPSPRERRRYPRSP